The following proteins come from a genomic window of Pseudomonas sp. J452:
- a CDS encoding gamma-glutamyl-gamma-aminobutyrate hydrolase family protein, which translates to MSRLPLIGVTACTKQVGLHLNHIAGDKYVRAVAVGAGGLPLVIPSLGELIDQPTLLASLDGLLFTGSPSNVEPHHYSGPASEPGTPHDPYRDQTTLPLIRDAVAAGIPVLGICRGFQEMNVAFGGTLHQKVHEVAGMMDHREPAEQPVEVQYAQRHPLQVQPGGLLAGLGLPDEIQVNSIHGQGVQRLAPGLRVEALAPDGLIEAFSVEGAPSFALGVQFHPEWQVRSNPNYLAIFQAFGEACRKRAGQR; encoded by the coding sequence ATGTCGCGCCTGCCGTTAATCGGCGTAACCGCCTGCACCAAGCAGGTAGGCCTACATCTCAACCACATCGCGGGCGACAAATATGTTCGCGCCGTTGCTGTCGGTGCTGGCGGTTTGCCGCTGGTGATTCCATCGCTTGGCGAACTGATCGATCAGCCGACTCTGCTAGCCAGTCTAGACGGCCTGCTGTTTACCGGCTCGCCGTCGAACGTCGAACCTCATCACTATAGCGGCCCGGCCAGTGAGCCCGGCACGCCCCATGATCCCTATCGCGACCAGACCACCCTGCCACTGATTCGTGATGCAGTGGCGGCCGGTATACCGGTGCTCGGCATTTGCCGCGGCTTCCAGGAAATGAACGTGGCGTTTGGCGGCACTTTGCACCAGAAAGTGCACGAGGTTGCCGGGATGATGGATCACCGCGAGCCGGCCGAGCAGCCGGTCGAGGTGCAGTACGCTCAACGCCACCCGCTGCAGGTGCAGCCGGGCGGTCTCCTCGCCGGCCTCGGCTTGCCGGACGAGATTCAAGTCAATTCCATTCATGGCCAGGGCGTTCAGCGTCTGGCGCCGGGCCTTCGCGTAGAAGCACTGGCGCCTGACGGGTTGATCGAAGCCTTCTCCGTCGAAGGTGCGCCAAGCTTCGCGCTCGGGGTGCAATTCCACCCGGAGTGGCAGGTACGATCCAACCCGAATTATCTCGCCATCTTCCAGGCCTTTGGTGAGGCTTGCAGGAAGAGGGCGGGGCAACGCTGA
- a CDS encoding glutamine synthetase family protein, with product MTTKLDQLTSWLKERKITEVECMISDLTGIARGKISPTNKFLDEKGMRLPESVLLQTVTGDYVEDDIYYELLDEADIDMFCRPDENAVFLVPWAIEPTAMVIHDTFDKQGNPIELSPRNILKNILKLYAAKGWKPIVAPEMEFYLTKRNSDPDFPLVAPMGRSGRPEVGRQSFSIDAANEFDPLFEDVYDWCELQTLDLDTLIHEDGPAQMEINFRHGDALHLADQITVFKRTMREAALKHDVAATFMAKPITDQPGSAMHIHQSVVDVNTGKNLFSNEDGTMSELFLHHIGGLQKYIPEVLPLFAPNVNSFRRFLPDTSAPVNVEWGEENRTVGLRVPEAGPQNRRVENRLAGADANPYLVLAASLLCGYIGMVEGINPSAPVKGRGYERRNLALPVTIESALERMEACKDAEKYLGAKFVRGYVAVKRAEHENFKRVISSWEREFLLLSV from the coding sequence ATGACTACCAAGCTGGACCAGCTCACAAGCTGGTTGAAAGAACGCAAAATCACCGAAGTTGAATGCATGATCAGCGATCTTACCGGGATTGCCCGTGGCAAGATTTCGCCGACCAACAAGTTCCTCGACGAAAAGGGCATGCGCCTCCCCGAGAGTGTGCTGCTGCAGACCGTGACCGGCGACTACGTCGAGGACGACATCTATTACGAGCTGCTCGACGAGGCGGACATCGACATGTTCTGCCGTCCGGACGAGAACGCCGTGTTCCTCGTGCCCTGGGCCATCGAGCCCACTGCGATGGTGATCCACGACACCTTCGACAAGCAGGGCAACCCGATCGAGCTGTCGCCGCGCAACATCCTCAAGAACATCCTCAAGCTGTACGCAGCCAAGGGTTGGAAGCCGATCGTCGCGCCGGAGATGGAGTTCTACCTGACCAAGCGCAACAGCGACCCGGACTTCCCGCTGGTGGCGCCGATGGGCCGCTCCGGTCGCCCGGAAGTGGGTCGCCAGTCGTTCTCCATCGACGCGGCCAACGAATTCGATCCGCTGTTCGAAGACGTTTACGACTGGTGCGAACTGCAGACCCTGGATCTCGACACGCTGATCCACGAAGACGGCCCGGCGCAGATGGAAATCAACTTCCGTCACGGCGATGCCCTGCACCTGGCCGACCAGATCACCGTGTTCAAGCGCACCATGCGCGAAGCCGCGCTCAAGCATGACGTGGCGGCCACCTTTATGGCCAAGCCGATCACCGATCAGCCGGGCAGCGCCATGCACATCCACCAGAGTGTGGTGGACGTGAATACCGGCAAGAACCTGTTCTCCAACGAAGACGGGACCATGAGTGAACTGTTCCTGCACCACATCGGTGGCCTGCAGAAATACATTCCCGAGGTACTGCCGCTGTTCGCGCCGAACGTCAATTCGTTCCGCCGCTTCCTGCCGGATACCTCGGCGCCGGTGAACGTCGAGTGGGGCGAAGAGAACCGCACCGTGGGCCTGCGCGTACCGGAAGCCGGGCCACAGAACCGTCGCGTGGAAAACCGCCTGGCCGGTGCCGACGCCAACCCGTACCTGGTACTGGCTGCCTCCTTGCTGTGTGGCTACATCGGCATGGTTGAAGGCATCAATCCGAGTGCGCCGGTCAAAGGGCGTGGCTACGAGCGCCGCAACCTGGCCCTGCCGGTGACCATCGAAAGCGCCCTGGAGCGTATGGAGGCCTGCAAGGACGCCGAGAAATACCTGGGCGCGAAGTTTGTCCGCGGCTATGTCGCGGTCAAGCGTGCCGAGCATGAAAACTTTAAGCGGGTGATCAGCTCCTGGGAACGCGAGTTCCTGCTGCTCTCCGTCTGA
- a CDS encoding extracellular solute-binding protein, with protein MIKTFGKTLLAMTLAGAVAGMAQADDKVLHVYNWSDYIAPETLDKFTKETGIKVVYDVFDSNEVLEAKLLAGSSGYDIVVPSNPFLAKQIKAGVFQKLDKSKLPNWKNLDTNLLTALDPSDPGNQYSIPYMWGTIGIGYNVDKVKAALGDNPPVDSWDLVFKPENMEKLKGCGVSFLDSPTEILPAALNYLGFKPDSTDAGELKKAEELFMSVRSSTGYFHSSKYIGDLANGNICVAIGYSGDLYQSKSRAEEAKNGVNILYSIPKEGAGSFFDMLAVPTDAKNVEGAHAFLNFLMKPEIMAEITNFVQFPNGNAAATPLVDEAIRNDPGIYPDAATMAKIYTFPDLPAKVQRTMTRSWTTIKSGK; from the coding sequence ATGATCAAGACCTTCGGTAAAACTTTGCTTGCCATGACCCTGGCAGGCGCCGTGGCCGGCATGGCGCAGGCTGACGACAAGGTATTGCACGTTTACAACTGGTCGGACTACATCGCCCCGGAAACCCTGGACAAGTTCACCAAGGAAACCGGCATCAAGGTCGTCTACGACGTGTTCGACAGTAACGAAGTGCTGGAAGCCAAGCTGCTGGCTGGCAGCTCCGGTTACGACATCGTCGTACCGTCCAACCCGTTCCTGGCTAAACAGATCAAGGCGGGCGTGTTCCAGAAGCTGGACAAGTCCAAGCTGCCCAACTGGAAAAACCTCGATACCAACCTGCTGACCGCGCTGGATCCGAGCGATCCGGGCAACCAGTACTCGATTCCCTACATGTGGGGCACCATCGGCATCGGCTACAACGTCGACAAGGTCAAGGCGGCCCTGGGTGACAACCCGCCGGTGGATTCCTGGGACCTGGTGTTCAAGCCGGAGAACATGGAAAAGCTCAAAGGCTGTGGCGTGTCCTTCCTCGATTCGCCGACCGAAATTCTCCCGGCCGCGCTCAACTACCTGGGCTTCAAGCCGGATAGCACCGATGCGGGCGAGCTGAAGAAAGCCGAAGAACTGTTCATGTCGGTGCGTTCCTCCACCGGCTACTTCCACAGCTCCAAGTACATCGGCGACCTGGCCAACGGCAACATCTGCGTAGCCATCGGCTACTCCGGTGACCTGTACCAGTCCAAGTCGCGCGCCGAAGAAGCCAAGAACGGCGTGAACATCCTCTACAGCATCCCGAAAGAAGGTGCCGGCAGCTTCTTCGACATGCTCGCCGTACCGACTGACGCGAAGAACGTCGAGGGTGCCCATGCCTTCCTGAACTTCCTGATGAAGCCGGAAATCATGGCCGAGATCACCAACTTCGTGCAGTTCCCCAACGGCAACGCGGCGGCTACCCCGCTGGTTGACGAGGCGATCCGCAACGACCCAGGCATCTACCCGGATGCCGCGACCATGGCCAAGATCTACACCTTCCCGGATCTGCCGGCCAAGGTACAACGCACCATGACTCGTAGCTGGACCACCATCAAGTCCGGCAAGTAA
- the potA gene encoding polyamine ABC transporter ATP-binding protein — MAVASSAYKKALEGNQQPKEVLVKIDRVTKKFDETIAVDDVSLTINKGEIFALLGGSGSGKSTLLRMLAGFERPTEGRILLDGVDITDMPPYERPINMMFQSYALFPHMTVAQNIAFGLKQDGLPKAEIDARVAEMLKLVHMSQYARRKPHQLSGGQRQRVALARSLAKRPKLLLLDEPMGALDKKLRSQMQLELVEIIERVGVTCVMVTHDQEEAMTMAQRISIMHLGWIAQTGSPIDIYETPASRLVCEFIGNVNLFDGVITTDETDHAIINCPQLDKPIYIGHGVTTRAEDKKVSYALRPEKLLMATTLPADHEHPEYNWCNGTVHDIAYLGGHSVYHVKLTSGQIVQCFIANAERRGKRPTWDDAVVVYWEDDSGVVLQS, encoded by the coding sequence ATGGCCGTTGCCTCCAGCGCCTACAAGAAAGCCCTCGAGGGCAACCAGCAACCGAAAGAAGTGCTGGTTAAAATCGATCGCGTCACGAAGAAGTTCGACGAAACCATCGCCGTCGACGACGTCTCGCTGACTATCAACAAAGGCGAGATCTTCGCCCTGCTCGGCGGCTCCGGCTCCGGCAAGTCGACCCTGCTGCGCATGCTCGCCGGTTTCGAACGGCCGACCGAGGGGCGCATCCTGCTCGATGGCGTGGACATCACCGACATGCCGCCCTACGAGCGGCCGATCAACATGATGTTCCAGTCCTACGCGCTGTTCCCGCACATGACCGTGGCGCAGAACATCGCCTTCGGCCTCAAGCAGGATGGCCTGCCCAAGGCCGAGATCGACGCCCGTGTGGCCGAGATGCTCAAGCTGGTGCACATGAGCCAGTACGCCCGGCGCAAGCCGCATCAGCTGTCCGGTGGCCAGCGCCAGCGCGTGGCCCTGGCCCGCTCGCTGGCCAAGCGTCCCAAGCTGCTGCTGCTCGACGAACCGATGGGCGCGCTGGACAAGAAGCTGCGTTCGCAGATGCAGCTTGAGCTTGTCGAGATCATCGAGCGGGTCGGCGTAACCTGCGTCATGGTGACCCACGACCAGGAAGAGGCCATGACCATGGCCCAGCGCATTTCCATCATGCACCTCGGCTGGATCGCCCAGACCGGCAGCCCGATCGACATCTACGAGACCCCGGCCAGCCGCCTGGTCTGCGAGTTCATCGGCAACGTCAACCTGTTCGACGGGGTGATCACCACCGACGAAACCGACCACGCCATCATCAACTGCCCGCAGCTGGACAAGCCGATCTACATCGGCCACGGCGTGACCACCCGCGCCGAAGACAAGAAGGTCAGCTACGCCCTGCGTCCGGAAAAACTGCTGATGGCGACCACCCTGCCGGCCGACCACGAGCACCCGGAATACAACTGGTGCAACGGCACCGTGCATGACATCGCCTACCTCGGCGGCCACTCGGTGTACCACGTCAAACTGACCTCCGGGCAGATCGTGCAGTGCTTCATCGCCAACGCCGAGCGCCGCGGCAAGCGTCCGACCTGGGACGACGCCGTGGTGGTGTATTGGGAAGACGACAGCGGCGTGGTACTGCAATCATGA
- a CDS encoding FAD-binding protein, whose translation MRTLLLCLALAALPASAGEIVNDVTGLNPIEVERVLAPTELQQIIDAVRQHAGPISIAGGRYSMGGQTASAGALQLDMRDFDEVLTFSAERREIRVQTGISWREILEYIDPYDLSPQIMQSYANFSVGGSLSVNVHGRYVGEGPLVGSVRALRLVLADGSLVEATPSHNRELFYGAIGGYGGLGVIVEATLGLAENSRIARESRVMPLAEYRPWFQREVQGQADLVLHNGILYPDDFDTVRAVSYRHSEQPLSETARLTPSDRSYRLQQTAIRLSSSGEAGIKLREAAIDPLLFRGAKVQWRNHEASLDVRELQPLSGADFSYVLQEYFVPPAQLERFVGELARLTDEHQANLLNVSIRHAKADPGTLLAWAPEEVFALVLYYRQGTSTAERERAAAWTRALIDAALACGGRYYLPYQIHASREQFLAAYPRAPEFFALKQRFDPGYKFRNALWDAYYPATRP comes from the coding sequence ATGCGCACTCTGTTGTTGTGCCTGGCACTCGCCGCACTGCCGGCCAGCGCCGGCGAAATCGTCAATGACGTCACCGGTCTCAATCCGATCGAGGTCGAGCGCGTGCTCGCCCCCACCGAACTGCAGCAGATCATCGACGCGGTGCGCCAGCACGCCGGCCCCATCAGCATCGCTGGCGGGCGCTACAGCATGGGCGGACAGACGGCCAGCGCCGGCGCGCTGCAGCTGGACATGCGCGACTTCGACGAGGTGCTGACGTTCTCCGCCGAACGCCGGGAAATTCGCGTACAGACCGGTATCAGCTGGCGCGAGATCCTCGAGTACATCGACCCGTACGACTTGTCGCCGCAGATCATGCAGTCCTACGCCAACTTCAGCGTCGGCGGCTCGCTGTCGGTCAACGTGCATGGCCGCTACGTCGGCGAAGGGCCGCTGGTGGGCTCGGTGCGCGCCCTGCGCCTGGTACTGGCCGACGGCAGCCTGGTCGAGGCCACGCCGAGCCACAACCGCGAGCTGTTCTATGGCGCCATCGGCGGCTATGGCGGCCTCGGCGTGATAGTCGAGGCCACCCTCGGCCTGGCCGAAAACAGCCGCATCGCCCGCGAGAGCCGAGTCATGCCGCTGGCCGAGTACCGTCCCTGGTTCCAGCGCGAAGTGCAGGGCCAGGCGGATCTGGTGCTGCACAACGGCATTCTTTACCCGGACGATTTCGACACGGTGCGTGCGGTGTCCTACCGGCACAGCGAGCAGCCGCTGAGCGAGACTGCGCGCCTGACGCCAAGCGACCGCAGCTATCGCCTGCAGCAGACCGCTATCCGCCTGAGCAGCAGCGGCGAGGCCGGAATCAAGCTGCGCGAAGCAGCCATCGACCCGCTGCTGTTTCGCGGCGCCAAGGTGCAGTGGCGCAACCACGAGGCCAGCCTGGATGTGCGCGAGCTGCAGCCGCTTTCCGGGGCGGACTTCAGCTATGTGCTGCAGGAGTACTTCGTGCCGCCGGCGCAGCTGGAGCGCTTCGTCGGCGAGCTGGCGCGGCTGACCGACGAGCACCAGGCCAACCTGCTCAATGTCTCGATCCGCCACGCCAAGGCCGACCCCGGCACCCTGCTGGCCTGGGCCCCGGAGGAAGTCTTCGCCCTGGTGCTGTACTACCGCCAGGGCACCTCCACTGCAGAACGCGAACGCGCCGCCGCCTGGACCCGCGCCCTGATCGACGCCGCCCTGGCCTGCGGCGGGCGCTACTACCTGCCCTACCAGATCCACGCCAGCCGCGAGCAATTCCTTGCCGCCTACCCGCGCGCGCCCGAGTTCTTTGCCCTCAAGCAGCGATTTGATCCCGGCTACAAGTTCCGCAATGCACTGTGGGATGCCTACTACCCAGCCACCAGACCCTGA
- a CDS encoding aspartate aminotransferase family protein produces the protein MTNQANNPKTREWQAMSREHHLAPFSDYQQLHEKGPRIVTKADGVYLWDSEGNKILDGMAGLWCVAVGYGREELVEAAAKQMRELPFYNTFFMTAHPPVLELAKAIAAIAPEGMNHVFFTGSGSEGNDTMLRMVRHYWACKGQPNKKVIISRHNGYHGSTVAGASLGGMKYMHEQGDLPIPGIVHIPQPYWFGEGGDMSPDEFGIWAADQLEKKILEVGEDNVAAFIAEPIQGAGGVIIPPETYWPRIREILAKYDILFVADEVICGFGRTGEWFGSDYFGNKPDLMTIAKGLTSGYVPMGGLIVGDKVFQTINAGGDFNHGFTYSGHPVAAAVGLENIRILREEKIIERVKAETAPYLQKRLRELADHPLVGEVRGVGMLGAIELAKNKQTRERFPSETGVGMICRTHCFENGLIMRAVGDTMIIAPPLVISKSEIDELIEKARKCLDLTARAVLV, from the coding sequence ATGACGAATCAAGCGAATAACCCGAAAACCCGTGAGTGGCAGGCCATGAGCCGTGAGCACCACCTCGCGCCGTTCAGCGACTACCAGCAGCTGCACGAAAAGGGCCCGCGCATTGTGACCAAGGCCGACGGTGTCTACCTCTGGGACAGCGAAGGCAACAAGATTCTCGACGGCATGGCCGGCCTCTGGTGCGTTGCCGTCGGTTACGGCCGCGAAGAGCTGGTCGAGGCTGCAGCCAAGCAGATGCGTGAGCTGCCGTTCTACAACACCTTCTTTATGACCGCGCACCCGCCGGTGCTGGAACTGGCCAAGGCGATCGCCGCGATCGCGCCGGAAGGCATGAACCATGTGTTCTTCACCGGTTCAGGTTCCGAAGGCAACGACACCATGCTGCGCATGGTTCGCCACTACTGGGCGTGCAAGGGTCAGCCGAACAAGAAAGTCATCATCAGTCGCCACAACGGCTACCACGGTTCCACCGTGGCCGGTGCCAGTCTGGGCGGCATGAAATACATGCATGAGCAGGGCGACCTGCCGATCCCCGGCATCGTGCACATCCCGCAACCGTACTGGTTCGGCGAGGGTGGCGACATGAGCCCGGACGAGTTCGGTATCTGGGCCGCCGATCAGCTGGAAAAGAAAATTCTCGAAGTCGGCGAAGACAATGTCGCCGCCTTTATCGCCGAGCCGATCCAGGGCGCGGGCGGCGTGATCATTCCGCCGGAAACCTACTGGCCGCGCATCCGCGAGATCCTCGCCAAGTACGACATTCTGTTCGTGGCTGACGAAGTGATCTGTGGCTTCGGCCGCACCGGCGAGTGGTTCGGTAGCGATTACTTCGGTAACAAGCCGGACCTGATGACCATCGCCAAGGGTCTCACCAGCGGTTACGTGCCCATGGGTGGCCTGATCGTCGGTGACAAGGTGTTCCAGACGATCAACGCCGGTGGCGACTTCAACCACGGCTTCACCTATTCCGGGCACCCGGTGGCGGCAGCCGTCGGCCTGGAAAACATCCGCATCCTGCGCGAAGAAAAGATCATCGAGCGGGTAAAAGCAGAAACGGCACCATACTTGCAAAAGCGTCTGCGTGAGCTGGCGGATCATCCGCTGGTGGGCGAAGTCCGCGGTGTGGGCATGCTCGGCGCCATCGAATTGGCAAAGAACAAGCAGACCCGTGAGCGTTTCCCGAGCGAGACCGGTGTTGGCATGATCTGTCGCACCCATTGCTTCGAGAACGGACTGATCATGCGCGCCGTTGGCGACACCATGATCATCGCGCCGCCATTGGTAATCAGCAAAAGTGAGATCGATGAGCTGATCGAAAAAGCACGCAAGTGCCTCGATCTCACCGCACGTGCAGTATTGGTCTGA
- a CDS encoding ABC transporter permease subunit, giving the protein MKRFSFSNFMLWAGLAFIYLPMLIMVIYSFNASKLVTVWGGWSLKWYAGLLDNNQLMGSVMRSLEIACYTAIAAVALGTVAAFVLTRVTRFKGRTLFGGLVTAPLVMPEVITGLSLLLLFVAMAQLIGWPAERGVLTIWIAHTTFCSAYVAVVVSARLRELDLSIEEAAMDLGAKPWKVFFLITIPMIAPSLAAGGMMSFALSLDDLVLASFVSGPGSTTLPMEVFSAVRLGVKPEINAVASLILLTVSIFTFFAWYFARRAEEKRKRAIQQAMEETTSETWSAKAA; this is encoded by the coding sequence ATGAAACGCTTCAGCTTCTCCAACTTCATGCTCTGGGCCGGCCTGGCCTTCATCTACCTGCCCATGCTGATCATGGTCATCTACTCCTTCAACGCCTCCAAGCTGGTGACGGTGTGGGGCGGCTGGTCGCTGAAGTGGTATGCCGGCCTGCTCGACAACAACCAGTTGATGGGCTCGGTGATGCGCTCCCTGGAGATCGCCTGCTACACGGCGATCGCCGCGGTGGCGCTGGGCACTGTGGCGGCCTTCGTGCTGACCCGGGTCACCCGCTTCAAGGGCCGCACCCTGTTCGGTGGCCTGGTCACCGCACCGCTGGTGATGCCGGAAGTGATCACCGGTCTGTCGCTGTTGCTGCTGTTCGTGGCGATGGCCCAACTGATCGGCTGGCCGGCCGAGCGTGGCGTGCTGACCATCTGGATCGCCCACACTACCTTCTGCTCGGCCTATGTGGCGGTGGTGGTGTCGGCGCGTCTGCGTGAGCTGGACCTGTCCATCGAAGAGGCGGCCATGGACCTCGGTGCCAAGCCGTGGAAGGTGTTCTTCCTGATCACCATCCCGATGATCGCGCCATCGCTGGCGGCGGGCGGCATGATGTCCTTCGCCTTGTCGCTGGACGACCTGGTACTGGCCAGCTTCGTCTCCGGCCCGGGGTCGACCACCCTGCCGATGGAAGTGTTCTCCGCCGTGCGCCTGGGCGTGAAGCCGGAAATCAACGCGGTGGCCAGCCTGATCCTGCTGACCGTGTCGATCTTCACCTTCTTCGCCTGGTACTTCGCCCGCCGCGCCGAGGAAAAGCGCAAGCGTGCGATCCAGCAGGCCATGGAAGAAACCACCAGCGAAACCTGGTCGGCCAAAGCCGCCTGA
- a CDS encoding polyamine ABC transporter substrate-binding protein: MRVSFRKTLITAAVALGIAGAAQAAPTVHIYNWSDYIGETTLADFKAATGIEPGYDVFDSNETLEGKLLAGRSGYDLVVPSNHFLGKQIKAGAFQKLDRSLLPNWQNLDPLLLKQLETNDPGNQYSVPYLWGTNGIGYNVEKIKAVLGVDTIDSWATVFEPENIKKLSACGVAFLDSGDEMIPAVLKYMGLPASSTNPDDYKQAEAKLMAVRPYVTYFHSSKYIGDLANGDICVAVGYSGDIMQAADRADEAGKGVQIAYSIPKEGSNLWFDMMAIPADAKNVKEAHAFINYMLEPAVIAKVSDYVGYANPNPKAGALMDQEVRNDESVYPPQAVLDNLFIQAELPPKVQRLMTRSWTKVKSGK; the protein is encoded by the coding sequence GTGCGAGTATCCTTCCGCAAAACCCTGATCACCGCAGCGGTTGCCCTGGGCATCGCCGGTGCCGCCCAGGCTGCACCGACCGTGCATATCTACAACTGGAGCGACTACATCGGCGAGACCACCCTGGCCGACTTCAAGGCCGCCACGGGCATCGAGCCGGGCTACGACGTGTTCGACTCCAACGAAACCCTGGAAGGCAAGTTGCTCGCCGGCCGCTCCGGTTACGACCTGGTGGTGCCGTCCAACCATTTCCTCGGCAAGCAGATCAAGGCTGGCGCGTTCCAGAAGCTTGACCGCTCGCTGCTGCCCAACTGGCAGAACCTCGATCCCCTGCTGCTCAAGCAGCTGGAAACCAACGATCCAGGCAATCAGTATTCCGTCCCCTACCTGTGGGGCACCAATGGCATCGGCTACAACGTCGAGAAGATCAAGGCTGTGCTGGGCGTCGACACAATCGATTCCTGGGCCACCGTCTTCGAGCCGGAAAACATCAAGAAACTCAGCGCCTGTGGCGTCGCCTTCCTCGACTCCGGCGATGAAATGATCCCGGCCGTGCTCAAGTACATGGGCCTGCCCGCCAGCAGCACCAACCCCGATGACTACAAGCAGGCAGAAGCGAAGCTGATGGCCGTACGCCCGTACGTGACCTACTTCCACTCCTCCAAGTACATCGGTGACCTGGCCAACGGTGACATCTGCGTAGCCGTCGGCTACTCGGGCGACATCATGCAGGCCGCCGACCGTGCCGACGAAGCCGGCAAGGGCGTGCAGATCGCCTACAGCATTCCCAAGGAAGGCTCCAACCTGTGGTTCGACATGATGGCCATCCCGGCCGACGCGAAGAACGTCAAGGAAGCCCACGCCTTCATCAACTACATGCTCGAGCCGGCGGTGATTGCCAAGGTCAGCGACTATGTCGGCTATGCCAACCCCAACCCCAAGGCCGGCGCGCTGATGGATCAGGAAGTGCGTAACGACGAGTCCGTTTACCCGCCGCAGGCCGTTCTGGATAATTTGTTCATCCAGGCCGAGCTGCCGCCGAAAGTACAGCGCCTGATGACCCGTAGCTGGACCAAGGTCAAATCCGGTAAGTGA
- a CDS encoding ABC transporter permease subunit has translation MPRGRHVVIGVPFLWLFLFFLLPFFIVLKISFAEADVAIPPYTEIYSWAENQLQIVLNLGNYIFLSEDELYLAAYLGSLKMATISTLLCLLIGYPMAYAIARASKEMQTTLLLLIMMPTWTAILIRVYAWMGILSNNGLLNGFLQMLGVINEPLQILNTNLAVYIGVVYSYLPFMILPLYANLVKHDHSLLEAASDLGSSTFNSFWKITVPLSKNGIVAGSMLVFIPVVGEFVIPELLGGPETLMIGKVLWQEFFNNRDWPVASALAVVMLAILIVPIILFNRNQAKEMEGRA, from the coding sequence CTGCCCAGAGGGCGGCATGTCGTGATCGGCGTGCCGTTTCTCTGGCTGTTCCTGTTCTTCCTGCTGCCGTTCTTCATCGTTCTGAAGATCAGCTTCGCCGAAGCCGACGTGGCCATTCCGCCCTACACGGAAATCTACAGCTGGGCGGAAAACCAGCTGCAGATCGTGCTCAACCTGGGTAACTACATCTTCCTCAGCGAGGATGAACTGTACCTGGCGGCCTACCTGGGCTCGCTGAAGATGGCCACCATCAGCACGCTACTCTGCCTGCTGATCGGCTATCCGATGGCCTATGCCATCGCTCGCGCCAGCAAGGAAATGCAGACCACCCTGCTGCTGCTGATCATGATGCCGACCTGGACCGCGATCCTGATCCGCGTCTATGCCTGGATGGGCATTCTCAGCAACAACGGCCTGCTCAATGGCTTCCTGCAAATGCTCGGGGTCATCAACGAGCCGCTGCAGATCCTTAACACCAACCTGGCGGTGTATATCGGCGTGGTCTATTCGTACCTGCCGTTCATGATCCTGCCGCTCTACGCCAACCTGGTGAAGCACGACCACAGCCTGCTGGAAGCGGCCTCGGACCTGGGTTCGAGCACCTTCAACAGCTTCTGGAAGATCACCGTGCCACTGTCGAAGAACGGCATCGTCGCCGGCAGCATGCTGGTGTTCATCCCGGTGGTCGGCGAGTTCGTCATTCCCGAGCTGCTCGGCGGCCCGGAGACCCTGATGATCGGCAAGGTGTTGTGGCAGGAATTCTTCAATAACCGCGACTGGCCGGTGGCGTCCGCCCTGGCAGTGGTCATGCTGGCGATCCTGATCGTGCCCATTATTCTGTTCAACCGTAACCAAGCTAAAGAGATGGAGGGCCGCGCATGA